One Elaeis guineensis isolate ETL-2024a chromosome 10, EG11, whole genome shotgun sequence genomic window carries:
- the LOC105059801 gene encoding uncharacterized protein isoform X1 — translation MSKLPLPFAAPSPSAPVAAGAVQPVKDRKMASAEQLVLDLLDPHLRENALLDLSKKREIFQDLAPLLWNSYGTIAALLQEIVSIYPYLSPPTLSPGASNRVCNALALLQCVASHPDTRIHFLNAHIPLYLYPFLNTTSKTRPFEYLRLTSLGVIGALVKVDDTEVIGFLLQTEIIPLCLRTMEMGSELSKTVATFIVQKILLDDVGLRYICATADRFYAVGQVLGSMVTSLAEQPSTRLLKHIIRCYQRLSEHPRACDSLKNCLPDMLKDGTFNNCLRDDPGTREWLQQLQDNVSGAKRVANLHARLDHMMGN, via the exons ATGTCGAAGCTTCCCCTCCCTTTCGCCGCCCCGTCGCCCTCCGCCCCTGTTGCCGCCGGTGCCGTTCAGCCCGTGAAGGACCGGAAGATGGCGTCCGCGGAGCAGCTTGTGCTGGATCTTCTTGACCCGCATCTCCGAGAAAATGCGCTGCTCGATCTCTCCAAG AAAAGAGAGATATTTCAAGATTTAGCTCCACTATTATGGAATTCTTATGGCACTATTGCAGCACTCCTTCAG GAGATTGTTTCAATATACCCCTATCTTTCCCCTCCAACTCTGTCGCCAGGAGCATCGAATCGAGTTTGTAATGCACTTGCTCTTCTTCAG TGTGTGGCCTCACATCCTGATACAAGGATTCATTTCCTCAATG CACATATACCTTTGTATTTGTACCCATTTTTAAATACTACAAGCAAAACAAGGCCTTTTGAGTATTTAAGACTAACCAGCTTGGGAGTTATAGGTGCGCTTGTAAAG GTTGATGATACTGAGGTTATCGGTTTTCTTCTTCAGACAGAAATAATTCCTTTGTGCTTGAGAACTATGGAGATGGGTAGTGAACTTTCAAAAACA GTGGCGACTTTTATTGTGCAAAAAATATTATTGGATGATGTTGGGCTTCGATATATTTGTGCTACTGCAGACCGCTTCTATGCTGTGGGTCAAGTGCTTGGGTCTATGGTTACATCACTTGCTGAGCAACCCTCTACTAGGCTATTGAAGCATATAATCCGTTGTTACCAACGGCTTTCAGAGCACCCAAG GGCATGTGACAGTTTGAAGAACTGCCTTCCAGATATGCTAAAAGATGGAACCTTTAACAATTGCCTTCGT GATGATCCTGGGACACGAGAGTGGCTACAACAGCTTCAGGACAATGTAAGCGGAGCAAAGCGAGTAGCCAACCTTCATGCTAGACTAGATCACATGATGGGAAACTAG
- the LOC105059801 gene encoding uncharacterized protein isoform X2 → MRCSISPRVGRWMIGMNQSKWKLEKREIFQDLAPLLWNSYGTIAALLQEIVSIYPYLSPPTLSPGASNRVCNALALLQCVASHPDTRIHFLNAHIPLYLYPFLNTTSKTRPFEYLRLTSLGVIGALVKVDDTEVIGFLLQTEIIPLCLRTMEMGSELSKTVATFIVQKILLDDVGLRYICATADRFYAVGQVLGSMVTSLAEQPSTRLLKHIIRCYQRLSEHPRACDSLKNCLPDMLKDGTFNNCLRDDPGTREWLQQLQDNVSGAKRVANLHARLDHMMGN, encoded by the exons ATGCGCTGCTCGATCTCTCCAAG GGTTGGAAGATGGATGATTGGAATGAACCAGAGTAAATGGAAATTAGAG AAAAGAGAGATATTTCAAGATTTAGCTCCACTATTATGGAATTCTTATGGCACTATTGCAGCACTCCTTCAG GAGATTGTTTCAATATACCCCTATCTTTCCCCTCCAACTCTGTCGCCAGGAGCATCGAATCGAGTTTGTAATGCACTTGCTCTTCTTCAG TGTGTGGCCTCACATCCTGATACAAGGATTCATTTCCTCAATG CACATATACCTTTGTATTTGTACCCATTTTTAAATACTACAAGCAAAACAAGGCCTTTTGAGTATTTAAGACTAACCAGCTTGGGAGTTATAGGTGCGCTTGTAAAG GTTGATGATACTGAGGTTATCGGTTTTCTTCTTCAGACAGAAATAATTCCTTTGTGCTTGAGAACTATGGAGATGGGTAGTGAACTTTCAAAAACA GTGGCGACTTTTATTGTGCAAAAAATATTATTGGATGATGTTGGGCTTCGATATATTTGTGCTACTGCAGACCGCTTCTATGCTGTGGGTCAAGTGCTTGGGTCTATGGTTACATCACTTGCTGAGCAACCCTCTACTAGGCTATTGAAGCATATAATCCGTTGTTACCAACGGCTTTCAGAGCACCCAAG GGCATGTGACAGTTTGAAGAACTGCCTTCCAGATATGCTAAAAGATGGAACCTTTAACAATTGCCTTCGT GATGATCCTGGGACACGAGAGTGGCTACAACAGCTTCAGGACAATGTAAGCGGAGCAAAGCGAGTAGCCAACCTTCATGCTAGACTAGATCACATGATGGGAAACTAG